The Deinococcus hopiensis KR-140 sequence ATGGTTCGGCTTCGGGGCGCTGCCCGCCGTGCTGGTCAGCGCCCTGAGTGCGCTGTACCCGCTGATGGTGTCCACCATTGTCGGGGTACGCGAGGTGCGGGCCACCGATCACGAACTGTTTTCCACCCTGCACGCCACCCCCTGGCAGCGCCTGACCCGGCTGGAACTGCCCTCGGCCCTCCCCGTCATGCTGGGTGGGCTGCGGCTGTCGCTATCGCTGGCGCTGATCGGCGCAGTGGTGTGGGAAACGGTGACCAACCAGACCAAGGGGCTCGGTTACGCGCTCAACCAGGCCCGCACCTACTACGACATGCCCCGCCAGTTCGCAGCCATCGTGCTGCTGGTGCTCCTGGGGGTGGCGCTGTACCTGATCGTGACCACGCTGGAACGACGGGCATTACGGAGGCGGGGAAGGTAGGAGGGGTTTGTCGCTTTCCCTGCGGACAGCGCCCCCACACCACTTACCCTGATGGTCATGAATAGACCCGTCGTATGTGTGGGCGCACTCGTGTGGGGACCGGACGGCCGGGTGCTGCTCGTCCGAACGACGAAGTGGCGCGGGTTGTGGGGGGTGCCCGGCGGCAAGGTGGACTGGGGTGAAACCCTGGAGCAGGCGGCGGTCCGCGAATTCCGTGAGGAAACGGGCCTGAGGTTGCGAGACGTCAGGTACGCCCAGACGCAGGAAGCGGTGCTGAGCGAGGAGTTCCACAAGCCCGCCCACATGCTGCTGGTGGACTTCTTCGCGCGGACCGACGACACGGCCATCACGCCCAACGGGGAGATCGAGACGTGGGCCTGGAGTTCGCTGGAAGAAACGGAAGCTTACCCGCTGAACACCTATACCAAGACCTTGGTGGACCTGGCCCGGAGACGCGGATGAGCGGGAATCAGAGGGGCACGGCCCTCGTCACCGGGGCAGCCCGCGGCATTGGGCGGGCGCTGGCCGTCGCCCTGGCGGGTGAGGGGTACGCGGTGGCCGTTCATTACCGGGGCAGCGAGGAGGACGCGCGGGAAACGGCGAGGCAATGCCAGGCCCACGGCGTCCTCGCCACCACCTTACAGGCCGACGTAACGGAGCCCGGGCAGGCCCGGCAACTCGTCCACACCGCCCACACCGCCTTTCCTGACCTTCCCCTCGCCGTGCTGCTCAACAACGTGGGCAACTACGTCCACAAGCCCCTGCTCGAAACCACTGACGCCGAGTGGACGGAGATGCTGTCGAGCAACCTCACCGCCACCTTCGCCACCTGTCAGGAGGCCGCGCCCCTGATGCGGGAGGCGGGCTTCGGGCGCATCGTGAATCTGGGATACGCGGGCGCAAGGCACCAGGTGGCCCGCCCTGGCATCGTGCCCTACGCGATTGCCAAGGCAGGCGTGCTGCACCTCACGCACGCGTTGGGCAAAGTGCTATCGGGCACGGGCGTCAGCGTGAACGTCGTCTCGCCCGGCGTGATCGAAACGTCAGTCAGCCAGCCCCTGCGCGAAATCCCTGCTGGACGCGTCGGCACCGTGGCC is a genomic window containing:
- the tmpR gene encoding bifunctional dihydropteridine reductase/dihydrofolate reductase TmpR, which gives rise to MSGNQRGTALVTGAARGIGRALAVALAGEGYAVAVHYRGSEEDARETARQCQAHGVLATTLQADVTEPGQARQLVHTAHTAFPDLPLAVLLNNVGNYVHKPLLETTDAEWTEMLSSNLTATFATCQEAAPLMREAGFGRIVNLGYAGARHQVARPGIVPYAIAKAGVLHLTHALGKVLSGTGVSVNVVSPGVIETSVSQPLREIPAGRVGTVAELVDAALYFVRASDYVTGQELEVAGGWNL
- a CDS encoding NUDIX domain-containing protein; this translates as MNRPVVCVGALVWGPDGRVLLVRTTKWRGLWGVPGGKVDWGETLEQAAVREFREETGLRLRDVRYAQTQEAVLSEEFHKPAHMLLVDFFARTDDTAITPNGEIETWAWSSLEETEAYPLNTYTKTLVDLARRRG